Proteins found in one Paenibacillus dendritiformis genomic segment:
- a CDS encoding undecaprenyldiphospho-muramoylpentapeptide beta-N-acetylglucosaminyltransferase, producing the protein MKNKKIVLTGGGSAGHVTVNAALIPKLLERNWDIHYIGSYEGIERKIMSSFPEVEYHGIATGKLRRYADWNNVKDPFKVLKGCGQAYALLRRIGPRIIFSKGGFVSVPVVAAGWMRRVPAVIHESDMTPGLANRIATPFATRICATFPETLQHIRSGKAEYVGAIVREELRLGNAAKGRLHCGFPAGKKVLLVIGGSLGAKSINQAIRANLRSLLDTFRIVHICGAGQVEEALQLPGYKQFEFVQDELPHLMAMSDIVISRAGSNAIFELLSLRKPMLLIPLPKGSSRGDQILNARSFADRGFAEVLDDADVSSDAFLHMIHRLGEKREEYVQRMDSRSGDAIGTTEKLADMIERYAKR; encoded by the coding sequence ATGAAGAATAAAAAGATAGTATTAACCGGAGGAGGCTCGGCAGGTCACGTTACCGTCAATGCCGCCTTGATTCCGAAGCTGCTGGAGCGGAATTGGGATATTCACTATATCGGGTCGTACGAAGGAATCGAGAGGAAGATCATGTCGTCCTTCCCTGAAGTGGAGTATCACGGGATCGCGACCGGGAAGCTGAGGCGCTATGCGGATTGGAACAATGTGAAGGATCCGTTCAAGGTCTTAAAAGGTTGTGGCCAAGCCTATGCGTTATTGAGGCGCATTGGGCCCCGGATCATTTTCTCCAAGGGAGGATTCGTGTCCGTGCCGGTCGTCGCGGCCGGATGGATGCGGCGGGTGCCGGCCGTCATCCACGAGTCGGATATGACGCCCGGCTTGGCGAACCGTATCGCCACTCCGTTCGCAACCCGGATCTGTGCGACGTTCCCTGAGACGCTTCAGCATATCCGCAGCGGGAAAGCGGAATACGTCGGCGCAATCGTCCGCGAGGAGCTGCGGCTGGGCAATGCCGCCAAGGGGCGGCTGCATTGCGGATTCCCGGCAGGGAAGAAGGTCCTGCTTGTCATCGGCGGTAGCTTGGGCGCCAAAAGCATCAACCAGGCGATCCGGGCCAACCTGCGTTCTCTGCTCGACACCTTCCGGATCGTGCATATTTGCGGCGCAGGCCAGGTGGAAGAAGCTCTGCAGCTTCCCGGATATAAGCAATTCGAATTCGTCCAAGACGAGCTGCCCCATCTGATGGCAATGTCCGACATCGTCATCTCGCGGGCCGGATCGAACGCGATCTTTGAATTGCTGTCGCTGCGCAAGCCGATGCTGCTGATTCCGCTGCCGAAGGGGTCCAGCCGCGGGGATCAGATCCTGAACGCCAGATCGTTCGCGGACAGAGGGTTCGCCGAGGTGCTGGATGATGCGGACGTGTCGTCGGACGCCTTCCTGCACATGATTCACAGGCTGGGAGAGAAGCGGGAGGAGTACGTGCAGCGGATGGATTCGCGCTCAGGCGATGCGATCGGCACGACGGAGAAGCTGGCGGACATGATCGAGCGATATGCCAAGCGGTAG
- the hisC gene encoding histidinol-phosphate transaminase, translating to MSKYWSDLTKRLVPYVPGEQPKDKTYIKLNTNENPYPPSPRVLAAIQQAVQADLRLYPDPACQELRQAAARRFGRSERQVFIGNGSDEILAFSFAAFFTPGAPVLFPDVTYSFYKVYANLYGLPYETIALDEEFHVRLDAFHPECAGVVIPNPNAPTGKYVPVDSFRPLLEEHAEHVVILDEAYIDFGGESALKLIDDYPNLLVIQTLSKSRSLAGMRVGMAFGQEDLIEGLERVKNSFNSYTLDRMALAGAAAALEDEDYFQETCRNVIRTREWTVKQLEELGCSVIESKANFVMMTHPAIPAKRLFEELREQGILVRYFAQPRIDNYLRVSIGTDEEMKQFVDAVRKIGGII from the coding sequence ATGAGCAAATATTGGAGCGACCTGACAAAGCGGCTTGTCCCCTATGTGCCTGGGGAGCAGCCTAAGGATAAAACCTATATCAAACTGAATACGAACGAGAATCCGTATCCTCCATCTCCCCGTGTGCTGGCTGCCATCCAACAGGCGGTTCAGGCGGATCTGCGCCTGTATCCGGATCCGGCATGCCAGGAGCTGAGGCAGGCCGCGGCAAGACGGTTCGGACGAAGCGAGCGGCAAGTGTTCATCGGCAATGGCTCCGATGAAATACTCGCTTTCTCATTCGCCGCATTTTTTACGCCGGGAGCACCGGTTCTGTTCCCGGATGTTACATACAGTTTCTATAAAGTCTATGCGAATTTATATGGCTTGCCGTATGAGACGATCGCCCTGGATGAAGAGTTTCATGTGCGGCTGGATGCATTTCATCCGGAATGCGCGGGAGTTGTCATCCCGAATCCGAATGCGCCGACAGGAAAATACGTTCCGGTCGATTCCTTCCGCCCGCTGCTGGAGGAGCATGCGGAACACGTAGTCATTCTCGATGAAGCCTATATTGATTTCGGCGGGGAATCCGCCCTGAAGCTTATCGATGACTATCCGAATCTGCTTGTCATTCAGACGCTGTCCAAGTCGCGGTCGCTGGCCGGCATGCGGGTAGGCATGGCTTTCGGACAGGAAGACTTGATCGAAGGGCTGGAACGCGTCAAAAATTCGTTCAACTCCTATACGCTGGACCGGATGGCGCTCGCGGGCGCGGCGGCGGCGCTGGAGGATGAGGACTACTTCCAGGAGACTTGCCGGAACGTCATCCGGACGCGGGAGTGGACGGTCAAGCAGCTCGAAGAACTAGGGTGCTCCGTTATCGAATCGAAGGCGAACTTCGTCATGATGACCCATCCGGCGATTCCGGCGAAGCGGCTGTTCGAGGAGCTGCGCGAGCAGGGCATATTGGTCCGTTACTTCGCTCAGCCCAGAATCGACAACTATTTGAGAGTATCGATCGGAACGGATGAAGAAATGAAGCAATTTGTCGATGCGGTGAGGAAAATAGGCGGTATAATATAA
- a CDS encoding NUDIX domain-containing protein, translating into MAKSKIIVTAGAIIRDRAGRVLLQKRSDYGNWGLPGGGMEPGEAIEDTMIREVYEETGLVVEQYELYSIYSGERMHYTYPDGNEVVFVMFLFHAAVNLEGKLEKDGKTLRFRDEAGESAALEFKRLEQIDTSQISTVQRPVFEDLLLKKSVLLRK; encoded by the coding sequence GTGGCAAAAAGCAAAATCATCGTGACCGCGGGAGCGATCATCCGCGATCGTGCCGGCAGAGTGCTGCTGCAGAAGCGATCGGATTACGGCAACTGGGGGCTGCCCGGGGGCGGCATGGAGCCGGGAGAAGCGATCGAGGACACCATGATTCGGGAAGTCTATGAAGAGACGGGGCTTGTTGTCGAGCAGTATGAACTGTACTCGATATACAGCGGCGAACGGATGCATTATACATACCCGGACGGCAATGAAGTCGTGTTCGTCATGTTCCTGTTCCATGCGGCAGTGAATCTGGAAGGGAAGCTGGAGAAAGACGGCAAGACGCTGCGCTTTCGGGACGAGGCGGGGGAATCGGCGGCGCTGGAATTCAAGCGTCTGGAGCAGATCGATACCTCGCAGATCAGCACCGTTCAGCGGCCTGTCTTCGAGGACTTGCTGCTGAAGAAGAGCGTTCTGCTTCGAAAATAA
- a CDS encoding response regulator transcription factor, giving the protein MTATILVVDDDPEIRDVIHVYLRNEGYQVREASDGLEALERLNSEPVNVVILDVMMPNMDGIRTCMKIRETSSVPIIMLSAKEEDIDKINGLTTGADDYVAKPFNPLELMARVKAQLRRQKYAESQAPNEEIIRVGELVIDRVQHEVTVRERAVSLTPIEFSILELLAKHRGQVFHADRIYERVWKEPAGYSDNTVMVHIRNLREKLELNPRSPQYIKTVWGVGYKIDK; this is encoded by the coding sequence ATGACGGCGACCATATTAGTCGTGGATGACGACCCGGAGATTCGGGATGTCATCCATGTATATTTACGCAATGAAGGTTATCAAGTTCGTGAAGCTTCCGACGGCCTGGAAGCGCTCGAACGATTGAATAGCGAACCGGTTAACGTCGTTATTCTGGACGTGATGATGCCGAATATGGACGGGATTCGGACCTGTATGAAAATAAGAGAAACTTCAAGTGTTCCGATTATTATGCTGTCCGCCAAGGAAGAGGATATCGACAAAATCAACGGACTGACGACCGGAGCCGATGATTATGTGGCGAAGCCATTCAATCCGCTGGAGCTGATGGCCCGGGTGAAGGCCCAGCTGCGCCGCCAGAAGTACGCGGAATCTCAGGCGCCGAACGAGGAGATAATTCGCGTCGGCGAACTCGTCATCGATCGGGTTCAACACGAGGTTACGGTACGAGAGCGCGCGGTCAGCTTGACACCGATTGAATTCTCGATCCTGGAGCTGCTGGCGAAGCATCGCGGCCAGGTGTTCCATGCCGATCGCATCTATGAGCGCGTATGGAAGGAGCCCGCAGGGTATTCGGACAACACGGTTATGGTGCATATCCGCAATCTGCGCGAAAAGCTTGAGCTGAACCCGCGCAGCCCGCAATATATTAAGACCGTCTGGGGAGTAGGATATAAAATTGATAAATAA
- a CDS encoding sensor histidine kinase encodes MINKLVTLFHIRKSIRGAILWRFVLSLLLTVLIMILFNHIKNHYPIAPYIAVLDIFIFAGLFTALFFYFTRPIVHDVMTLAEGLHVISQGDLTYRVPAEREDELGRVADSINAMAEALMLQQANEREQEQAKMALITGISHDLRTPLTSIIGYLDLLTSKSYQDTEEQERFIHNTYKKAIHLKYLIDDLFEYTRLTSTDAKLQKEPVDLRELLEQLLVEFEPIAQEYGVHMHWQLEPAPALVQVDSEKIIRALDNLLLNALKFSIKPGDIYVSFQSGNGHLRVAIENEGKPITAEQEKHLFERFYKADDSRTAHAIQSGSGLGLSIAKNIVELHGGTITLRHEHGHFTFTVRLPKP; translated from the coding sequence TTGATAAATAAACTCGTGACTCTATTCCATATCCGCAAAAGTATCCGGGGCGCGATATTGTGGCGGTTCGTGCTCAGCTTATTGTTGACGGTGCTGATTATGATTTTATTTAACCACATTAAAAATCATTATCCGATCGCGCCGTATATTGCCGTGCTCGACATCTTTATATTTGCGGGCCTCTTCACGGCGCTGTTCTTCTACTTCACCCGGCCGATTGTTCACGATGTGATGACGCTGGCCGAGGGGCTCCATGTCATCTCTCAGGGCGATCTTACTTACCGGGTGCCCGCGGAGCGGGAGGATGAGCTGGGCAGAGTAGCGGACAGCATCAATGCGATGGCGGAGGCGCTGATGCTGCAGCAAGCGAATGAACGGGAGCAGGAGCAAGCGAAAATGGCGCTGATTACGGGGATTTCCCATGATCTGCGGACGCCGTTAACGAGCATTATCGGGTACCTGGATCTATTGACGAGCAAATCGTATCAAGACACGGAGGAGCAGGAGCGATTCATTCACAATACGTACAAGAAGGCGATTCATCTGAAATATTTGATCGACGATTTGTTCGAGTATACGCGCCTGACTTCAACCGATGCGAAGCTCCAGAAGGAGCCGGTCGATCTGCGGGAGCTGCTGGAGCAGCTCCTCGTGGAATTCGAGCCGATTGCCCAGGAGTATGGGGTGCACATGCATTGGCAGCTTGAACCGGCGCCTGCCCTGGTTCAGGTGGATAGCGAGAAGATCATCCGGGCCCTCGACAATCTGCTGCTGAATGCCTTGAAATTTTCGATCAAGCCGGGCGATATCTATGTTTCGTTCCAATCCGGGAACGGCCATCTGAGGGTTGCGATCGAGAACGAGGGCAAGCCGATTACGGCGGAGCAGGAGAAGCATCTGTTTGAACGCTTCTACAAGGCCGATGATTCCCGCACGGCGCATGCGATTCAATCCGGATCCGGTCTGGGACTGTCCATTGCGAAGAACATCGTCGAGCTGCATGGCGGCACGATCACGCTTCGGCATGAGCATGGACACTTCACCTTTACGGTACGGCTGCCGAAGCCGTAA
- a CDS encoding metal ABC transporter permease produces MFDALLSPNAQWVLFSTLILGMASGMIGCLAYWKRQSLMSDALSHAALPGVVIGFALMGSKNLPVMIAGAAVSALLGASLIQWIRSSSRVKEDTAMGMILSVFFGFGIMLLTIVNRTGGGNQSGLDNFIFGQAASMVRKDVYTMLVVALLVMLVVIIAFKEWKLFLFDANFAAGLGLSGRLMNAVYLTVLVLVIVIGIQAVGVILMAALLIIPSVSARYWTHSFKWMMILSALFGGGSGFFGTVISTLGKGWPTGPFIVVASSSLFLVSLVFGAQKGLLVKSLQLRAQKKQLAGSWTGKPLGSVLEEGN; encoded by the coding sequence ATGTTCGACGCATTGTTGTCTCCGAATGCGCAGTGGGTCCTGTTCAGCACGCTGATTCTCGGCATGGCGTCGGGGATGATCGGATGCCTTGCCTATTGGAAGCGGCAGAGTCTGATGAGCGATGCGCTGTCCCATGCGGCGCTGCCCGGAGTCGTCATCGGCTTCGCCCTCATGGGTAGCAAAAATTTGCCGGTGATGATCGCCGGAGCGGCCGTCAGCGCGCTGCTGGGGGCCAGCCTGATTCAATGGATCCGCTCCTCCAGCCGCGTGAAGGAGGATACGGCGATGGGCATGATCCTGTCCGTATTTTTCGGATTCGGGATCATGCTCCTCACCATCGTCAATCGGACCGGCGGCGGCAACCAGAGCGGGCTGGACAACTTCATCTTCGGTCAAGCCGCGTCGATGGTCCGCAAAGACGTGTACACGATGCTCGTCGTCGCACTGCTCGTCATGCTCGTCGTCATCATTGCTTTCAAGGAATGGAAGCTGTTCCTGTTCGACGCCAATTTTGCCGCAGGCTTGGGATTGTCGGGCAGGCTGATGAATGCCGTCTATTTGACTGTGCTCGTGCTCGTCATTGTCATCGGCATCCAGGCCGTCGGCGTCATTCTGATGGCCGCGCTGCTCATCATTCCTTCGGTCAGCGCGCGCTACTGGACGCATTCCTTCAAGTGGATGATGATCCTGTCGGCTCTCTTCGGCGGCGGTTCCGGCTTCTTCGGAACCGTGATCAGCACGCTCGGCAAGGGGTGGCCGACCGGACCGTTCATCGTCGTCGCGTCCTCTTCGCTCTTCCTCGTGTCGCTCGTATTCGGCGCCCAAAAAGGACTGCTCGTCAAATCCCTGCAGCTGCGCGCCCAGAAAAAGCAACTGGCCGGCTCCTGGACGGGGAAGCCGCTTGGCAGCGTGCTCGAGGAGGGGAATTGA
- a CDS encoding metal ABC transporter solute-binding protein, Zn/Mn family, with product MSVMILALSIIVSACGSGSEQPTAAAREGKINIVTTIAQIAEPVSVIGGDRVNVQSLMGPGVDPHLYNATQGDIQKLESGDIVLYSGLNLEGNMGEVFEQIGKKRPVRAVAEAIPAERLLKDDAGAIDPHVWFDIELWKLALGAATEELKRYSPDDADYFEANKAKYFEQLDALQEESKGKLALIPKEKRVLVTAHDAFGYFGRMHDVEVVGLQGLSTEDEIGISDIDDTIAILLEYRIPAVFVESSINQSSIKAVIEGVASKGLQVKLGGELFSDAMGDAGTPEGTYLGMYRHNVETIYHALTERGE from the coding sequence ATGAGCGTCATGATCTTGGCGCTGTCGATCATTGTATCGGCATGCGGCTCCGGATCAGAGCAACCGACAGCAGCAGCACGGGAAGGGAAAATCAATATCGTTACGACCATCGCCCAAATCGCGGAGCCGGTATCGGTCATCGGCGGGGACCGGGTGAACGTGCAGAGCTTAATGGGCCCGGGGGTAGACCCGCATCTGTACAATGCCACACAGGGAGATATTCAGAAGCTGGAAAGCGGGGATATCGTGCTGTACAGCGGCCTGAATCTGGAAGGCAATATGGGAGAGGTCTTCGAGCAAATCGGCAAAAAGAGGCCTGTACGGGCCGTGGCGGAAGCGATCCCAGCCGAACGCTTGTTGAAGGACGATGCGGGGGCAATCGATCCGCACGTCTGGTTCGATATCGAACTGTGGAAGCTGGCGCTCGGCGCGGCGACCGAGGAGTTGAAGCGGTATTCGCCAGACGATGCCGATTATTTCGAGGCGAACAAGGCGAAGTATTTCGAGCAGTTGGATGCGCTTCAGGAGGAATCGAAGGGCAAGCTGGCGCTCATCCCGAAGGAGAAGCGCGTCCTCGTCACGGCGCATGACGCGTTCGGCTACTTCGGGCGCATGCACGACGTGGAGGTGGTCGGTCTCCAGGGGCTGAGCACGGAGGACGAGATCGGCATCTCCGATATCGACGATACGATTGCGATATTGCTGGAATACCGGATTCCTGCGGTGTTTGTCGAGAGCAGCATCAACCAGAGCTCGATCAAAGCCGTCATCGAAGGAGTGGCGAGCAAGGGGCTTCAGGTCAAGCTGGGCGGGGAGCTCTTCTCGGACGCAATGGGCGATGCGGGTACGCCGGAAGGTACATATCTCGGAATGTACCGCCACAATGTGGAGACGATCTATCACGCATTGACAGAGAGAGGTGAGTAA
- a CDS encoding metal ABC transporter permease: protein MSYTAWILLTASLVGMSCGLVGVFLILRRMAMMADAISHTVLLGIVTAFLITRELSGIHMLIGAIIAGLLTAVLVQWFHSRGVQQDASIGVVFTTLFAIGVILIATQIGNAHLDVKHALMGEITFVPWNTVDLPGLGSVPEATLILGIVLLVVLIAILAFYKEWKITTFDPALAASIGIPVALMHYLFMGLVSVTTVASFDAVGAIMVVAMLITPAAAAYLWTDRLSVMLVLSSACGILSAAGGYYVAVWLDTSISGSMAFATGIVFMISFIGSPKHGLLSRYVRPDAVAESR, encoded by the coding sequence ATGAGCTATACAGCGTGGATATTATTGACCGCCTCCTTGGTCGGCATGTCTTGCGGATTGGTCGGCGTCTTTCTGATTCTGCGCCGGATGGCGATGATGGCGGATGCCATCAGTCATACCGTCCTGCTTGGCATCGTAACGGCTTTTCTCATTACGCGGGAACTAAGCGGCATTCATATGCTGATCGGCGCGATTATTGCCGGACTGCTGACCGCTGTGCTGGTGCAGTGGTTCCATTCCCGGGGCGTGCAGCAGGACGCCTCAATCGGCGTCGTCTTCACGACGCTGTTCGCGATTGGCGTCATCCTGATTGCGACGCAGATCGGCAATGCCCACCTGGATGTGAAGCACGCGCTGATGGGGGAGATTACGTTCGTGCCGTGGAACACGGTCGACCTGCCCGGGCTCGGGTCCGTACCGGAAGCGACGCTGATTCTCGGCATCGTGCTGCTGGTTGTGCTGATTGCGATATTGGCATTCTACAAAGAGTGGAAAATTACGACCTTCGATCCGGCGCTGGCCGCGAGCATCGGAATCCCCGTGGCGCTCATGCACTATCTGTTCATGGGGCTGGTGTCGGTGACGACCGTCGCCTCGTTCGATGCGGTCGGAGCGATTATGGTCGTAGCCATGCTGATTACACCGGCGGCGGCCGCATACTTGTGGACCGACCGCTTGTCCGTCATGCTCGTGCTGAGCTCTGCCTGCGGCATTCTCTCCGCAGCCGGAGGCTACTATGTTGCGGTATGGCTGGACACATCGATTTCCGGTTCGATGGCCTTCGCCACCGGCATTGTATTCATGATTAGCTTTATCGGATCGCCGAAGCATGGGCTGCTCTCGCGTTATGTGCGTCCCGATGCGGTTGCTGAATCCCGGTAG
- a CDS encoding metal ABC transporter ATP-binding protein — MSVLNVQGVTASYRKNQVLHDVAFEVKQGSLTGIVGPNGAGKSTLLKVMLELHPKLSGTVSFFGSTLAKMKTRVGYVPQRGSVDWDFPTNALDVVLMGLYGRIGWLRWPGRRHRELAMESLAKMGMADYAERQISQLSGGQQQRVFLARALVQDADLYFMDEPLAGVDAATETAIMTTLKELKLSGKTVMVVHHDLQTVEDYFDHVLLLNRTVVAHGKTGKVFTRDNVHRAYGGALRWMKEA; from the coding sequence ATGTCCGTTCTGAACGTGCAGGGCGTAACGGCATCTTACCGCAAAAATCAAGTGCTTCACGATGTCGCCTTTGAAGTGAAGCAAGGCTCGTTGACCGGAATTGTCGGCCCGAACGGGGCAGGGAAGTCGACGCTGCTCAAGGTGATGCTGGAGCTGCACCCGAAGCTGTCCGGCACCGTCTCCTTCTTCGGATCGACCTTGGCGAAGATGAAGACGCGAGTGGGCTATGTGCCGCAGCGCGGATCGGTCGACTGGGATTTCCCGACCAATGCGCTGGATGTGGTGCTGATGGGCTTGTACGGACGGATCGGCTGGCTCCGATGGCCGGGCCGCCGCCATCGGGAGCTGGCGATGGAATCGTTGGCGAAGATGGGAATGGCCGATTATGCGGAACGCCAAATCAGTCAATTGTCCGGCGGCCAGCAGCAGCGGGTGTTCCTCGCGCGGGCGCTGGTCCAGGATGCGGATCTGTACTTCATGGATGAACCGCTGGCCGGCGTCGACGCCGCGACGGAGACGGCGATTATGACGACGCTCAAGGAATTGAAGCTGTCCGGGAAGACCGTAATGGTCGTGCATCACGATCTGCAGACGGTAGAAGACTATTTCGACCATGTTCTGCTGCTCAACCGGACAGTTGTCGCTCATGGCAAGACCGGGAAGGTCTTCACCAGGGATAATGTCCACCGCGCCTACGGCGGAGCGCTGCGCTGGATGAAGGAGGCTTAA
- a CDS encoding DUF1572 family protein yields MPQDSKVSVAQHYLRVVIDKFTSLKADAERAMAQLQEQDLHWAMNEDSNSVAVIIQHMSGNMISRWTDFLTSDGEKPDRNRDDEFIDSIRSKDDLLRVWNRGWDVFLNTLRSLTADDLLATVTIRNEAHTVLEAIERQMSHYSYHVGQIVYVAKQIRSEEWSTLSIPRKSKK; encoded by the coding sequence ATGCCGCAAGATTCGAAGGTGAGCGTAGCTCAACATTATTTGCGGGTCGTCATTGACAAATTCACGAGCCTGAAAGCGGATGCCGAGCGGGCGATGGCTCAGCTTCAGGAGCAGGATCTCCATTGGGCAATGAACGAGGACTCGAATAGCGTCGCCGTTATCATCCAGCATATGAGCGGCAATATGATTTCCCGCTGGACCGACTTCCTGACAAGCGACGGGGAGAAGCCGGATCGCAACCGCGACGATGAGTTCATCGATTCGATTCGTTCCAAAGACGATCTGCTGCGGGTATGGAATCGAGGCTGGGACGTATTTCTGAATACGCTTCGCTCCCTGACCGCGGACGATCTGTTGGCGACGGTCACAATCCGGAACGAAGCTCATACCGTTCTCGAAGCGATCGAGCGCCAGATGTCGCATTATTCATATCATGTCGGCCAGATTGTCTACGTCGCGAAGCAGATTCGCTCCGAGGAATGGAGCACATTATCGATTCCCCGCAAAAGCAAAAAATAA